A genomic segment from Burkholderia plantarii encodes:
- a CDS encoding GNAT family N-acetyltransferase yields MPDPVPHLRRAGAADAGAIAALHTASWQATYAHILPEDYLLGELPALQARHWQTCLDRDARDQGLVMLAEHDGAPIGFVSAERPTDAALGVLLDSLHVHPAHHGRGAGTRLIDAVRGWARELGATRVHLFVLEGNARAIRFYERSGWTQAGSATSHIGRTPVTDRIYVMPA; encoded by the coding sequence GTGCCCGATCCCGTTCCTCATCTGCGCCGCGCCGGCGCCGCCGACGCCGGCGCGATCGCCGCGCTGCATACGGCGAGCTGGCAGGCCACCTATGCCCACATTCTTCCCGAGGACTACCTGCTCGGCGAACTGCCGGCGCTGCAGGCGCGGCACTGGCAAACCTGTCTCGACCGCGACGCGCGCGACCAGGGGCTCGTGATGCTCGCCGAGCACGACGGCGCGCCGATCGGCTTCGTCAGCGCCGAGCGGCCGACCGATGCCGCGCTCGGCGTGCTGCTCGATTCGCTGCACGTGCATCCGGCTCATCACGGACGCGGCGCCGGCACCCGCCTGATCGACGCGGTGCGCGGCTGGGCACGGGAACTCGGCGCGACGCGGGTCCATCTGTTCGTGCTCGAGGGCAACGCGCGCGCGATCCGCTTCTACGAACGCAGCGGCTGGACCCAGGCCGGCTCGGCGACGAGCCACATCGGCCGGACGCCGGTGACGGACCGCATCTACGTGATGCCGGCCTGA
- a CDS encoding LysR substrate-binding domain-containing protein — protein MNQRQIEAFRLVMLRGSMTAAAEEMNTSQPSVSRLIAELEAATGLALFVRHGGRIRATDAGTAFYREVDRSFVGLEKLGQAAREIRQFGSGRLRLVAAPIMALSFLPAVIDDFLAEHPRVAVSLEMRSEGTIQRWASSSNCDIGFTTTTPDVVGVTSAALYRLPGVCALPAGHALASRKRIVAADLRGERLILPSYADDTRASVDRVLRQAHADQVPTIETPYGATICALVARGLGVGIVNPLAIEETNPQRIVFRPFAPEIVFRGFIVCPQWQQEKPIVQVFLAMARARMARVAAAA, from the coding sequence ATGAACCAACGGCAGATCGAGGCCTTCCGACTGGTGATGCTGCGTGGCTCGATGACGGCCGCCGCGGAGGAAATGAACACCTCGCAGCCGAGCGTGAGCCGGCTGATCGCCGAGCTGGAGGCGGCCACCGGGCTCGCGCTGTTCGTGCGCCACGGCGGGCGGATTCGCGCCACCGACGCCGGCACCGCCTTCTATCGCGAGGTCGATCGCAGTTTCGTGGGGCTCGAGAAGCTCGGGCAGGCCGCGCGCGAGATCCGCCAGTTCGGCAGCGGGCGGCTGCGGCTCGTGGCGGCGCCGATCATGGCGCTGTCGTTCCTGCCCGCGGTGATCGACGATTTCCTCGCCGAGCATCCGCGCGTGGCGGTCTCGCTCGAAATGCGCAGCGAGGGCACTATCCAGCGCTGGGCCTCGTCGTCGAATTGCGACATCGGCTTCACCACCACCACGCCCGACGTGGTCGGCGTGACGAGCGCCGCGCTGTACCGGCTGCCGGGCGTGTGCGCGCTGCCGGCCGGGCACGCGCTCGCCTCGCGCAAGCGGATCGTGGCGGCCGACCTGCGTGGCGAGCGGCTGATCCTGCCGTCCTATGCCGACGACACGCGCGCGAGCGTCGACCGCGTGCTGCGCCAGGCCCACGCGGATCAGGTGCCGACCATCGAGACGCCGTATGGCGCCACCATCTGCGCGCTGGTCGCGCGCGGGCTCGGCGTGGGCATCGTGAATCCGCTCGCGATCGAGGAGACCAATCCGCAGCGCATCGTGTTCCGGCCGTTCGCGCCGGAGATCGTGTTTCGCGGCTTCATCGTGTGTCCGCAGTGGCAGCAGGAGAAGCCGATCGTGCAGGTGTTCCTGGCGATGGCGCGGGCACGGATGGCGCGCGTGGCCGCGGCGGCGTGA
- a CDS encoding NAD(P)/FAD-dependent oxidoreductase: MRPDALLFHDAFRLAPYWWDAAPPETDHAPLPAAADVVIVGSGYCGLSAAAEAARLGLATAVIDAAELGAGGSTRSGGMVSSGQKLALTNAIRGVSAERLHRLMRESIASFDFLKQLVADERLDADLHISGRFFGAYTPRHFDTLRAQGELLREKTGVTVHLIPREAQRALIGTDYYYGGILIDDYGGLHTAKYHRALRALARRRGATLHSHAGARRIERLGATAAGGARFRVHTARGTIAAAHVLVATNGYTGDLLPFLARRVLPVASYQIATEPLPPGLMDALNPGRRMVSDSRRNLFYTRPSPDGTRILFGSRPAIRDLDERDAARRLYAKLVSLWPALRDVRLTHAWKGFVAMTNDRLAHLGEADGIHYALGCNGNGVALMTWLGQRIARRIAGAAAEAGPFGEGAFPLGAASLARALAVPVGAALYQLDDYWSGRHRAALA; encoded by the coding sequence ATGCGGCCCGACGCCTTGCTGTTCCATGACGCGTTCCGTCTCGCGCCGTACTGGTGGGATGCCGCGCCGCCGGAAACCGATCACGCGCCGCTGCCCGCGGCGGCCGACGTGGTGATCGTCGGCAGCGGCTACTGCGGGCTGTCCGCGGCGGCCGAGGCCGCGCGCCTCGGCCTCGCGACGGCGGTGATCGACGCGGCCGAACTCGGCGCGGGCGGCAGCACGCGCAGCGGCGGGATGGTGTCGAGCGGCCAGAAGCTCGCGCTGACCAACGCGATCCGCGGCGTCTCGGCCGAGCGACTGCACCGGCTGATGCGCGAGTCGATCGCGAGCTTCGATTTCCTCAAGCAGCTGGTGGCCGACGAACGGCTCGACGCCGACCTGCACATCAGCGGCCGCTTCTTCGGCGCCTACACGCCCCGCCATTTCGACACGCTGCGCGCGCAGGGCGAACTGCTGCGCGAGAAGACCGGCGTGACGGTCCACCTGATCCCGCGCGAGGCGCAGCGCGCGCTGATCGGCACCGATTACTACTATGGCGGCATCCTGATCGACGATTACGGCGGCCTGCACACCGCGAAGTATCACCGCGCGCTGCGCGCGCTCGCGCGCCGGCGCGGCGCGACGCTGCATTCGCATGCCGGCGCGCGCCGCATCGAGCGGCTCGGCGCGACCGCCGCCGGCGGCGCGCGGTTCCGCGTGCATACGGCGCGCGGCACGATCGCGGCGGCCCACGTGCTGGTGGCCACCAACGGCTACACCGGCGACCTGCTTCCGTTCCTCGCGCGCCGCGTGCTGCCGGTGGCGAGCTACCAGATCGCCACCGAGCCGCTGCCGCCGGGCCTGATGGACGCGCTGAACCCGGGCCGCCGCATGGTCAGCGATTCGCGCCGCAACCTGTTCTACACGCGGCCCTCGCCGGACGGCACGCGCATCCTGTTCGGCTCGCGCCCGGCGATCCGCGATCTCGACGAACGCGACGCGGCGCGCCGGCTCTACGCGAAGCTCGTGTCGCTGTGGCCGGCCCTGCGCGACGTGCGGCTCACGCATGCCTGGAAGGGTTTCGTGGCAATGACCAACGACCGCCTCGCGCATCTCGGCGAAGCCGACGGCATCCACTACGCGCTCGGCTGCAACGGCAACGGCGTCGCGCTGATGACGTGGCTCGGCCAGCGCATCGCGCGGCGCATCGCCGGCGCGGCGGCCGAGGCCGGCCCGTTCGGCGAGGGCGCGTTCCCGCTCGGCGCGGCCTCGCTGGCCCGAGCGCTGGCGGTGCCGGTCGGCGCGGCGCTGTACCAGCTCGACGACTACTGGAGCGGCCGGCATCGCGCCGCGCTGGCCTGA
- a CDS encoding amino acid ABC transporter ATP-binding protein, with amino-acid sequence MIAVRKVSKWYGGHRVLDDCSAEVGRGEVVVICGPSGSGKSTLIKSVNGLESIQQGEIVIDGRRVGGSPAQLSALRATVGMVFQHFELFPHLTVRENLVLAQVKVLRRRRDEAAERARTLLRRVGLHAHEDRFPAQLSGGQQQRVAIARALSMDPVAMLFDEPTSALDPEMVHEVLDVMTELARDGMTMLCVTHEMGFARRVADRVLFMDRGAIVEDETSERFFERPRSARAQEFLSRILH; translated from the coding sequence ATGATCGCAGTGCGCAAGGTTTCGAAATGGTATGGCGGGCACCGCGTGCTCGACGACTGCTCGGCCGAGGTCGGGCGCGGCGAGGTGGTGGTGATCTGCGGGCCGTCCGGCTCCGGCAAGTCCACGCTGATCAAGTCGGTCAACGGGCTCGAATCGATCCAGCAGGGCGAGATCGTGATCGACGGGCGTCGCGTGGGCGGCAGCCCCGCGCAGCTGTCGGCGCTGCGCGCGACGGTCGGCATGGTGTTTCAGCACTTCGAACTGTTTCCGCACCTGACGGTGCGCGAGAACCTCGTGCTGGCCCAGGTGAAGGTGCTGCGGCGGCGCCGCGACGAGGCCGCCGAACGCGCGCGCACGCTGCTGCGCCGGGTCGGCCTGCATGCCCACGAGGACCGCTTTCCGGCCCAGCTGTCCGGCGGCCAGCAGCAGCGCGTGGCGATCGCGCGCGCGCTGTCGATGGACCCGGTCGCGATGCTGTTCGACGAACCCACCTCGGCGCTCGACCCGGAGATGGTCCACGAGGTACTCGACGTGATGACGGAACTCGCGCGCGACGGCATGACGATGCTGTGCGTGACCCACGAGATGGGTTTCGCGCGGCGCGTGGCCGACCGCGTCCTGTTCATGGATCGCGGCGCGATCGTCGAGGACGAAACCAGCGAGCGCTTCTTCGAGCGCCCGCGTTCCGCGCGCGCGCAGGAATTCCTGTCGCGCATCCTGCATTGA
- a CDS encoding substrate-binding periplasmic protein: MRFRQFLRAVAVAVPLSVAAAFTAFSAAPAFADDLGTLAPGKLIAGVDANNKPYSYVDNGRMTGFDVELLRAIGAKLGLQVEFRAQDFASMLPGVANRQLDVAAGSISITTDRLKMVDFSEGYLTGLLSVATLPDSPITADLSTVKGKRIGVVQGTIEDTYAATYIPGAQVVRFPNLNAGFLQLRSRYIDGYFIDKTLAVGLQAKYPQLNLQDKLDISAVNLPAGFPLRKGNAKLAAALNRSIDALVADGTWLKLYKQFNPTYPTPASLPPYAMKTGG, from the coding sequence ATGCGTTTCCGCCAGTTCCTCCGTGCCGTCGCCGTTGCCGTGCCGCTGTCCGTCGCGGCTGCCTTCACGGCGTTTTCCGCCGCGCCCGCGTTCGCCGACGATCTCGGCACGCTGGCCCCGGGCAAGCTGATCGCGGGCGTGGACGCGAACAACAAGCCGTATTCCTACGTCGACAACGGCAGGATGACGGGCTTCGACGTCGAGCTGCTGCGCGCGATCGGCGCGAAGCTCGGCCTGCAGGTCGAGTTCCGCGCGCAGGACTTCGCCAGCATGCTGCCCGGCGTGGCGAACCGCCAGCTCGACGTGGCCGCCGGCTCGATCTCGATCACCACCGACCGGCTCAAGATGGTCGACTTCTCCGAAGGCTACCTGACCGGCCTGCTCAGCGTGGCGACGCTGCCGGACAGCCCGATCACGGCGGACCTCTCGACCGTCAAGGGCAAGCGGATCGGCGTGGTGCAAGGGACCATCGAGGACACCTACGCCGCCACCTACATCCCCGGCGCGCAGGTGGTGCGCTTCCCGAACCTGAACGCCGGCTTCCTGCAACTGCGGTCCAGATACATCGACGGCTACTTCATCGACAAGACGCTCGCGGTCGGCCTGCAGGCCAAGTATCCGCAGCTGAACCTGCAGGACAAGCTCGACATCTCGGCCGTCAACCTGCCGGCCGGCTTCCCGCTGCGCAAGGGCAACGCGAAGCTCGCGGCGGCGCTGAACCGCTCGATCGACGCGCTGGTGGCCGACGGCACCTGGCTCAAGCTCTACAAGCAGTTCAACCCGACCTACCCGACGCCGGCCAGCCTGCCGCCCTACGCCATGAAGACGGGCGGCTGA
- a CDS encoding amino acid ABC transporter permease: MQAFIENFLDWQLLTSSLPTLLYTGLVNTLVLSVFATLLGIAAGLVLALMAVSPARWLTVPARIYVDVFRGLPAALVILVVGQGLAPVGLALFGPNPYPLAIVALALISSAYIAEIFRSGIQSVGRGQLYACQALGMTYWAAMRYVIVPQGIRRILPALANQFISIVKDSSLVYFLGLLTSQRDLFTIGQNSAVNTANLSPLVAAGAVYLLITVPLTHAINHLDRWTNRHANPGAQRPPRAAAMRRVVRAAVARVAPRH; this comes from the coding sequence ATGCAGGCCTTCATCGAGAATTTCCTCGACTGGCAATTGCTGACGTCGTCGCTGCCGACGCTGCTCTACACCGGTCTCGTCAACACGCTGGTGCTGTCGGTGTTCGCCACGCTGCTCGGCATCGCCGCTGGCCTCGTGCTCGCGCTGATGGCGGTGTCGCCGGCGCGCTGGCTGACGGTGCCGGCACGCATCTACGTGGACGTGTTCCGCGGGCTGCCGGCCGCGCTCGTGATCCTGGTGGTCGGCCAGGGGCTCGCGCCGGTCGGGCTCGCGCTGTTCGGGCCGAACCCGTACCCGCTCGCGATCGTCGCGCTCGCGCTGATCTCGTCGGCCTACATCGCGGAGATCTTCCGCTCCGGCATCCAGAGCGTCGGGCGCGGCCAGCTCTACGCGTGCCAGGCGCTCGGCATGACCTACTGGGCCGCCATGCGCTACGTGATCGTGCCGCAGGGCATCCGGCGCATCCTGCCCGCGCTCGCGAACCAGTTCATCTCGATCGTCAAGGATTCGAGCCTCGTCTATTTCCTTGGACTGCTGACCTCGCAGCGCGACCTGTTCACGATCGGCCAGAACAGCGCCGTGAACACCGCGAACCTCTCGCCGCTGGTGGCGGCCGGCGCCGTCTACCTGCTGATCACGGTGCCGCTCACGCACGCGATCAACCATCTGGACCGCTGGACCAACCGCCATGCCAATCCCGGCGCGCAGCGGCCACCCCGGGCCGCCGCGATGCGGCGCGTGGTGCGCGCGGCCGTCGCGCGCGTCGCGCCGCGCCACTGA
- a CDS encoding NAD(P)/FAD-dependent oxidoreductase — protein sequence MGPTVDTVADDTRPPAQADVVVIGGGIIGISTALALADKGLSVALCEKGQIAGEQSSRNWGWVRVTRRDPRELRLAIESLRIWRTLDATLGIDTGFRQCGILYMSGDEAAIDDHRDWLRRARDEAGDTFDTREVGEREIAALLPGATVRYRGGLYTPGDARAEPQKAAPAIANALRRRGVSILTPCAARGIETSGGRASAVVTEHGTIRCSAVVVAGGAWTRYFCRSLDVELPQLLVRASVMRTAPLAGGPEISASNKHFAFRKRADGGYTIAAGFRTWTDLTPDAFRLFFLYLEALKSQGGAMRIGIGRRFVDELRRPRRWALDRPTEFERVRTLDPEPIARYVDPGLAEFLRVFPHLGAARVAQRWAGYMDVTPDAIPVICGVERIPGLFIGTGFSGHGFGIGPGAGRLMADLVANDTPLVDPRAFRLNRFYDGTKIVIDAGF from the coding sequence ATGGGACCGACAGTCGACACCGTAGCCGACGACACCCGGCCGCCCGCGCAAGCGGACGTCGTGGTGATCGGCGGCGGCATCATCGGCATCAGCACCGCGCTCGCGCTCGCCGACAAGGGCCTGTCCGTGGCGCTCTGCGAGAAAGGCCAGATCGCCGGCGAGCAGTCGAGCCGCAACTGGGGCTGGGTGCGCGTGACGCGCCGCGATCCGCGCGAGCTGCGCCTCGCGATCGAGAGCCTGCGGATCTGGCGCACGCTCGACGCCACGCTCGGCATCGACACCGGCTTTCGCCAGTGCGGCATCCTCTATATGTCCGGGGACGAGGCCGCGATCGACGACCATCGCGACTGGCTGCGCCGCGCGCGCGACGAGGCCGGCGACACGTTCGACACGCGCGAGGTGGGCGAGCGCGAGATCGCCGCGCTGCTGCCCGGCGCCACCGTGCGATACCGCGGCGGCCTCTACACGCCCGGCGACGCGCGCGCCGAGCCGCAGAAGGCCGCGCCCGCGATCGCCAACGCGCTGCGCCGGCGCGGCGTGTCGATCCTCACGCCGTGCGCGGCGCGCGGCATCGAGACGAGCGGCGGGCGCGCGAGCGCGGTGGTGACCGAACACGGCACGATCCGCTGCTCGGCCGTGGTGGTGGCGGGCGGCGCGTGGACGCGCTATTTCTGCCGCAGCCTCGACGTGGAGCTGCCGCAGCTGCTGGTGCGCGCCTCGGTGATGCGCACCGCGCCGCTCGCGGGCGGCCCCGAGATCAGCGCGAGCAACAAGCACTTCGCGTTTCGCAAGCGCGCCGACGGCGGCTATACGATCGCGGCCGGCTTTCGCACCTGGACCGATCTCACGCCCGACGCGTTCCGGCTGTTCTTCCTCTATCTCGAGGCGCTGAAAAGCCAGGGCGGCGCGATGCGGATCGGCATCGGCCGACGCTTCGTCGACGAACTGCGCCGCCCGCGCCGCTGGGCGCTCGACCGGCCGACCGAGTTCGAGCGCGTGCGCACGCTCGACCCCGAGCCGATCGCGCGCTACGTGGACCCGGGGCTCGCGGAGTTCCTGCGCGTGTTTCCGCATCTGGGCGCGGCACGCGTCGCGCAGCGCTGGGCCGGCTACATGGACGTGACGCCCGACGCGATTCCGGTGATCTGCGGCGTCGAACGGATCCCGGGCCTCTTCATCGGCACCGGCTTCTCGGGGCACGGCTTCGGCATCGGCCCCGGCGCGGGCCGGCTGATGGCCGACCTCGTCGCCAACGACACGCCGCTCGTCGATCCGCGCGCGTTCCGGCTGAACCGCTTCTACGACGGCACCAAGATCGTGATCGACGCCGGCTTCTGA
- a CDS encoding SDR family NAD(P)-dependent oxidoreductase encodes MTDKVAMISGANRGIGLAIAHELRRRGYRLSLGVRDPGGLGDTFADTFADAGGGAPAPEVLATRYEARDPEAARAWVAETLARFGRIDVLVSNAGICRHITFDDGTDALLEETLDINVKAPFRLVQAALPHLRRAGGARFVQIASLSGKRVRNANVGYQMSKHAAVALTHAVRRAGWDDGLRAVAVCPGFVNTEMAAGIADLPAEAMTQPDDIARLVANTIEMPDSASIAELLVNCRHEDLF; translated from the coding sequence ATGACGGACAAGGTGGCGATGATTTCGGGCGCGAATCGCGGCATCGGGCTCGCGATCGCCCATGAACTGCGACGGCGCGGCTACCGGCTGTCGCTGGGCGTGCGCGATCCGGGCGGCCTGGGCGATACGTTTGCCGACACGTTCGCCGATGCCGGCGGCGGCGCGCCCGCCCCGGAGGTGCTGGCGACCCGCTACGAGGCGCGCGACCCCGAGGCCGCGCGCGCCTGGGTGGCCGAGACCCTCGCGCGCTTCGGCCGGATCGACGTGCTGGTCAGCAATGCCGGGATCTGCCGCCACATCACGTTCGACGACGGCACCGACGCGCTGCTCGAGGAGACGCTCGACATCAACGTCAAGGCGCCGTTCCGGCTCGTGCAGGCGGCGCTGCCGCATCTGCGCCGCGCGGGCGGCGCGCGCTTCGTGCAGATCGCGTCGCTGTCGGGCAAGCGCGTGCGCAACGCGAACGTCGGCTACCAGATGTCGAAGCACGCGGCCGTCGCGTTGACGCACGCGGTGCGCCGCGCCGGCTGGGACGACGGCCTGCGCGCGGTGGCGGTGTGCCCCGGCTTCGTCAACACCGAGATGGCGGCCGGCATCGCCGACCTGCCCGCCGAGGCGATGACGCAGCCAGACGATATCGCCCGGCTGGTCGCGAACACCATCGAGATGCCCGATTCGGCGAGCATCGCCGAGCTGCTGGTGAACTGCCGGCACGAGGATCTGTTCTGA
- a CDS encoding methyl-accepting chemotaxis protein — MKLKNLPVRTGFVAVLGLFGTLVLVMALLGIVSLNENNALSAKIATLNAQVIDLKDVYINNLKARSALSRAFIAISSNSSAKDGALADARRYLDLAKAADAAFEKIPKDDDDLRGAAGTVVDAFRAHSGAIDGLFAAISSGDLKAYAEANEGSMTQTSMVFGKSSEAFFTVAASQTKALQEQNANARTLLIGVAIGLLALSCVLIVLVYVGLERAIVKPLKEAVVVVEHVARGDLTVAIAPGRESSNEIGQLFVAMKEMKGSLSGIVRAVQGGSDVIVTAVQEMASGNTDLSQRTEQQAAALQQTASSMEQLTSTVRHNADNAKQATQLVNGTAALTEQGSQASKEMVATMRGLSELSGKISDITNVIESIAFQTNILSLNAAVEAARAGEEGRGFAVVASEVRSLAQRSANAAREIKERITDSLARVDAGARQVEQASSVMGEILVSVNKVNDLMGEIAAASVEQSTGIEQVNRAVAQMDQVTQQNAALVEEASAAALSLEDQTRVLKDAVAVFRTDTGGMRFA; from the coding sequence ATGAAACTGAAGAACCTGCCCGTGAGAACGGGTTTTGTTGCGGTGCTGGGGCTGTTCGGGACACTGGTGCTGGTCATGGCGCTGCTCGGCATCGTCTCGCTCAACGAAAACAACGCGCTGTCCGCGAAGATTGCCACGCTGAACGCGCAGGTGATCGACCTCAAGGACGTCTACATCAACAACCTGAAGGCCCGCAGCGCGCTGTCGCGCGCCTTCATCGCGATCAGCTCGAACTCGTCGGCCAAGGACGGCGCGCTGGCCGACGCGCGCCGCTACCTGGATCTGGCGAAGGCCGCCGACGCCGCGTTCGAGAAGATCCCGAAGGACGACGACGACCTGCGCGGCGCGGCCGGAACCGTGGTCGACGCGTTCCGCGCGCATTCCGGCGCCATCGACGGCCTGTTCGCGGCGATCTCGAGCGGCGACCTGAAGGCCTACGCCGAGGCCAACGAAGGCTCGATGACGCAGACCAGCATGGTGTTCGGCAAGAGCAGCGAGGCGTTCTTCACGGTCGCCGCGAGCCAGACCAAGGCGCTGCAGGAGCAGAACGCCAACGCGCGCACGCTGCTGATCGGCGTCGCGATCGGGCTGCTCGCGCTGTCGTGCGTGCTGATCGTGCTGGTCTACGTCGGGCTCGAGCGCGCGATCGTGAAGCCGCTCAAGGAAGCGGTGGTGGTGGTCGAGCACGTCGCGCGCGGCGACCTGACGGTCGCGATCGCGCCCGGGCGCGAGTCGTCGAACGAGATCGGGCAGCTGTTCGTGGCGATGAAGGAGATGAAGGGCAGCCTGTCGGGCATCGTTCGCGCGGTGCAGGGCGGCAGCGACGTGATCGTGACGGCGGTGCAGGAGATGGCGAGCGGCAACACCGATCTCTCGCAGCGCACCGAGCAGCAGGCGGCGGCGCTGCAGCAGACCGCGTCGTCGATGGAGCAGCTGACCAGCACGGTGCGCCACAACGCCGACAACGCGAAGCAGGCCACCCAGCTCGTGAACGGCACGGCGGCGCTGACCGAGCAGGGCAGCCAGGCCTCGAAGGAGATGGTCGCGACCATGCGCGGGCTCTCGGAACTGTCGGGCAAGATCTCGGACATCACCAACGTGATCGAGAGCATCGCGTTCCAGACCAACATCCTGTCGCTGAACGCGGCCGTGGAAGCGGCGCGGGCCGGCGAGGAAGGGCGCGGCTTCGCGGTGGTGGCGAGCGAGGTGCGCTCGCTCGCGCAGCGCAGCGCGAACGCGGCCCGGGAGATCAAGGAGCGCATCACCGATTCGCTCGCGCGCGTGGATGCCGGCGCGCGCCAGGTCGAGCAGGCTAGCAGCGTGATGGGCGAGATCCTGGTGTCGGTCAATAAGGTCAACGACCTGATGGGCGAGATCGCCGCCGCCTCGGTCGAGCAGTCGACCGGCATCGAGCAGGTCAACCGCGCGGTCGCGCAGATGGATCAGGTCACGCAGCAGAACGCGGCGCTGGTGGAGGAAGCCTCGGCCGCCGCGCTGTCGCTGGAGGACCAGACGCGCGTGCTCAAGGACGCGGTGGCCGTGTTCCGCACCGACACGGGCGGCATGCGCTTCGCCTGA
- a CDS encoding cytochrome b/b6 domain-containing protein, which translates to MKSISIHPVWVRAFHWINACAVIVMCMSGWQVYEASPLFGALHFPAAVTLGGWLGGALLWHFAMMWVLVANFAAYLALGAFTGRLRRTLLPLRPRALAADFGAALRGRLGHAAPGQYNAVQKLAYLVVIADLVLVIVSGLAVWKSVQLPALRMLMGGYDDARIVHFVAMSVLVGFFAIHVAMVALVPRTLLTMIRGR; encoded by the coding sequence TTGAAGTCCATCTCCATCCATCCCGTCTGGGTCCGCGCCTTCCACTGGATCAACGCCTGCGCGGTGATCGTCATGTGCATGAGCGGCTGGCAGGTCTACGAGGCGTCCCCCCTGTTCGGCGCGCTCCATTTCCCGGCCGCCGTCACGCTCGGCGGCTGGCTCGGCGGCGCGCTGCTCTGGCACTTCGCGATGATGTGGGTGCTGGTGGCCAACTTCGCCGCCTATCTGGCGCTCGGCGCGTTCACCGGGCGGCTGCGCCGGACCCTGCTGCCGCTGCGCCCGCGCGCGCTCGCCGCCGATTTCGGCGCGGCGCTGCGCGGCCGGCTCGGCCATGCCGCGCCGGGGCAGTACAACGCGGTGCAGAAGCTGGCCTATCTGGTCGTGATCGCTGACCTCGTGCTCGTGATCGTGTCGGGGCTGGCGGTCTGGAAGTCGGTGCAGCTGCCGGCGCTGCGGATGCTGATGGGCGGCTACGACGACGCCCGGATCGTCCACTTCGTCGCGATGAGCGTGCTGGTCGGCTTCTTCGCCATCCACGTCGCGATGGTCGCGCTGGTGCCGCGCACCTTGCTCACCATGATCCGGGGCCGCTGA
- a CDS encoding molybdopterin-dependent oxidoreductase translates to MDSRKPPYTPDAASIIKDAHRELDSSTRRLFGKRLLTLGGLALLSGCEPSSDGAVNRLLRTMSSFNDGVQARLFDPAKLAPTYPESMITRPFPFNAFYDIDQVPDVDARTYRLELSGRVNGKRNWTLGELGALPQRSQVTRHICIEGWSAIGKWGGVRFSDFLLLAGADTTAKYVALHCADNYWTSIDMPSALHPQTLLALSYDGQTLPARYGFPMKLRLPTKLGYKNPKHIVAITVTNEFPGGYWENQGYNWFGGS, encoded by the coding sequence ATGGACTCACGCAAACCACCCTATACGCCCGACGCCGCCTCGATCATCAAGGACGCGCACCGGGAGCTCGACTCGTCCACGCGCCGCCTGTTCGGCAAGCGTCTGCTGACGCTGGGCGGCCTCGCGCTGCTGAGCGGCTGCGAGCCGAGCAGCGACGGCGCGGTCAACCGGCTGCTGCGCACCATGTCCTCGTTCAACGACGGCGTGCAGGCGCGGCTGTTCGATCCGGCCAAGCTGGCGCCCACCTATCCGGAATCGATGATCACGCGGCCGTTCCCGTTCAACGCGTTCTACGACATCGACCAGGTGCCGGACGTCGACGCGCGGACCTATCGGCTCGAACTGTCGGGGCGCGTGAACGGCAAGCGCAACTGGACGCTCGGCGAACTCGGCGCGCTGCCGCAGCGCAGCCAGGTCACGCGGCACATCTGCATCGAGGGCTGGAGCGCGATCGGCAAGTGGGGTGGCGTGCGCTTCTCCGATTTCCTGCTGCTGGCCGGCGCCGACACCACGGCGAAATACGTCGCGCTGCACTGCGCCGACAACTACTGGACCAGCATCGACATGCCGAGCGCGCTGCATCCGCAGACGCTGCTGGCGCTGAGCTACGACGGCCAGACCCTGCCGGCCAGGTACGGCTTCCCGATGAAGCTGCGGCTGCCGACCAAGCTTGGCTACAAGAATCCGAAACACATCGTCGCCATCACGGTGACCAACGAATTTCCCGGCGGCTACTGGGAAAACCAGGGCTACAACTGGTTCGGCGGATCGTGA
- a CDS encoding DUF3309 family protein, with protein sequence MSLELLLLIVLVLVLIGVFPAWPHSRSWGYRPSGALGVVLIVVLVLFVLGMI encoded by the coding sequence ATGTCGCTGGAACTGCTGCTGTTGATCGTGCTTGTGCTCGTGCTGATCGGTGTGTTTCCGGCGTGGCCTCACAGCCGCAGCTGGGGCTACCGGCCGAGCGGCGCGCTGGGCGTGGTGTTGATCGTCGTGCTGGTGCTGTTCGTGCTGGGGATGATATAG
- a CDS encoding DUF3096 domain-containing protein: MNITTHAGPMVSLIAGILILAAPRLLNYIVAIYLIVIGLLGLFGGHIH; the protein is encoded by the coding sequence ATGAACATCACCACGCATGCCGGCCCCATGGTTTCGCTGATCGCGGGCATCCTGATCCTGGCCGCACCGCGCCTGCTCAACTACATCGTCGCCATCTACCTGATCGTCATCGGCCTGCTTGGCCTGTTCGGCGGCCACATTCACTGA